DNA from Geobacillus vulcani PSS1:
TTGAAGGTGAATTGTGACGGTTTTGTGAACATATTTGTGCAAGGGCTTGTTCTTGTCTGGAAAAAGGGATAAACTAAATCTACATGTATAACACAGGAAAACTAGGACAAGAAAATCCCCTGCGTGCATGCGCAGGGGATTTTCTTGCTTAAAACCACGGGAACCATTTCTCGAACCAGCTTTTTCCGTCTTCTTTTTTCTTCTTTTTCTTTTCCAGATGGTCGGTGCAATAGTCAGTCGGTTCGGTACCGATGAGATAGTACGTTTTTCGTTTCACCGGACAAGCGTCGGTGGCCAGCTTGCCGTTTTGCGGGTCGATGTAGACGCCGATGACCCCTTTCGTGGGCTTGAACGGCCGTTTCGGCTCGTCGGCGAGGCTTTGTTCCATAAAGTGAACCCATATTTGCTTGGCGTATTGCCTTTCGGCAGGACGATCCATCGTTTCCCCACGGTCGTAGCCGGTCCAGACGCCGGCGACAAGTTGCGGGGCGAACCCGATCATCCAACTGTCCGTTTTTGTCGTTCCCGACTTGCCGGCGTAGGGTCGTGTGATGTCATCGGCGATCGACTGCCCGGTGACGGTGGTATAGCCGTTTAACTTCGGGTCGAACATTCCGGTCATTAAATGAGTCGTGACAAACGCCGCGTCGCGGTCCAGCACTTGCCGGCTTGCCGGTTGGTGCTCGTAGATCACGTTGCCGGCGCTGTCGACTACTTTTTTAATGAACACCGGGTCGTTTCGTTTGCCATAGTTGGCGATGGTGCTGTAGGCGGCGACCATGTCGATCACTTTCACCGGCGAGGTGCCGAGCGCCAACGAAGGCACAGCTTTCAATCTGCTTGTGATGCCGAGCGCTTTCGCTGTGTTGACGAGTTTGTCGACGCCGATGAACTGGAGCGTTTTCACCGCAAAGACGTTGTCGGATACGGCGAGCGCCTGAGCGAGCGTGATCGGGCCATTGGCATAGTAGTCATTGTAATTATGGGGGGTGTACGACGATCGGCCGTCATCAAACGTAAACGTCGTCAGCTCGCTGCGCAGTTGGGTCGATGGGGTGAAACCTTGCTCGATCGCCGCGTAATACAAAAACGGTTTAAATGTCGACCCTGGCTGGCGTTCCGCCTGCACCGCCCGGTTGAACGGGCTCTCTCGGTAGTTGCGTCCACCGACGAGCGCCTTTACTTCCCCGGTGCGTGGATCCAT
Protein-coding regions in this window:
- a CDS encoding transglycosylase domain-containing protein; translation: MEPIPGSRFRGTWKYVRAAVFIGFFLVIFAFAGLGSVVLFAKIEGAPPVAVPQTTMFYADDGSKIGESHYGQKRYWVRLQDISSHVINATIAVEDRKFYQHHGFDLKRLAGAIIADIKAMAKVQGASTITQQYARNLFLTHEKTWSRKIQEALYTIRLEANYSKDKILEGYLNTIYYGHGAYGIEAAARYYFGKHASELTLSEAAMLAGIPKGPYYYSPFVNEQRAKARQKIVLTSMVEAGYISRQEAEQAYRDKLVYARHREQEQPIAPYFQDVVKQQLRTKLGLDERTIELGGLRVYTTLDPRLQRIAEEQIRRIIDPHSAIQAALVAMDPRTGEVKALVGGRNYRESPFNRAVQAERQPGSTFKPFLYYAAIEQGFTPSTQLRSELTTFTFDDGRSSYTPHNYNDYYANGPITLAQALAVSDNVFAVKTLQFIGVDKLVNTAKALGITSRLKAVPSLALGTSPVKVIDMVAAYSTIANYGKRNDPVFIKKVVDSAGNVIYEHQPASRQVLDRDAAFVTTHLMTGMFDPKLNGYTTVTGQSIADDITRPYAGKSGTTKTDSWMIGFAPQLVAGVWTGYDRGETMDRPAERQYAKQIWVHFMEQSLADEPKRPFKPTKGVIGVYIDPQNGKLATDACPVKRKTYYLIGTEPTDYCTDHLEKKKKKKEDGKSWFEKWFPWF